Proteins encoded within one genomic window of Candidatus Brevundimonas colombiensis:
- a CDS encoding dipeptidase, whose product MPSSIILAAALLAVPVQVQATVPPDVRALHERLLVLDTHLDTPALLARPGWDILKRHSVAEDGSQVDYPRLVEGGLDGGWWAVYTPQGPLTPEATEAALTAARERLRLIHRLVEANPDKFALAATSADAAVIAGSGRRVVYASIENAYPLTGRLETLKEFHDGGVRMLGLVHFANNELADSATDPAGPKWHGLSPEGRRFVAEANRLGMLLDASHASDDVFDQLIAYSATPIILSHSGPRAVHDHPRNIDDARLRRLAASGGVIQINTLGAYLKPLPETPEREAALTELRHEFGPASRLNLQQGEVYFQRLRALNAAHPPAQADFEDVVLHLLHVLNLIGPRHVGVGADWDGGGGVTGLQDVAALPRLTERLLAEGYSETDLADIWGGNALRLLKAAEDHAATLRTASPSPSN is encoded by the coding sequence ATGCCTTCCTCTATCATCCTCGCCGCCGCCCTGCTGGCTGTTCCGGTTCAGGTTCAGGCCACGGTTCCGCCAGATGTCCGCGCCCTGCATGAGCGTCTTCTGGTCCTCGATACGCATCTGGACACTCCGGCCCTGCTGGCCCGGCCCGGCTGGGACATCCTGAAGCGCCATTCCGTCGCCGAGGACGGATCACAGGTCGACTATCCGCGACTGGTCGAGGGCGGGCTCGATGGCGGCTGGTGGGCGGTCTACACGCCCCAGGGCCCGCTGACGCCGGAGGCGACGGAGGCCGCCCTGACGGCGGCCCGCGAACGGCTGCGGCTTATTCACCGTCTGGTCGAAGCGAACCCCGACAAGTTCGCCCTTGCCGCCACATCCGCCGACGCGGCCGTGATCGCCGGTTCGGGCCGTCGCGTGGTCTATGCTTCCATAGAGAACGCCTATCCCCTGACGGGCAGGTTGGAGACCCTGAAGGAATTCCACGACGGCGGCGTGCGCATGCTGGGCCTCGTCCATTTCGCCAACAATGAACTGGCGGATTCCGCCACTGACCCGGCCGGACCGAAATGGCACGGGCTCAGTCCCGAGGGCAGACGGTTCGTCGCCGAAGCCAACCGGCTGGGCATGCTGCTGGATGCCTCCCACGCGTCCGACGACGTCTTCGATCAACTGATCGCCTATTCGGCCACGCCGATCATCCTGTCCCACTCCGGCCCACGGGCGGTCCACGACCATCCTCGCAACATCGATGACGCCCGATTGCGGCGTCTCGCAGCCTCGGGCGGCGTCATTCAGATCAACACCCTCGGCGCCTATTTGAAGCCCCTGCCCGAAACGCCGGAACGTGAGGCCGCCCTGACCGAACTGCGTCACGAATTCGGCCCTGCCAGCCGACTGAACCTGCAGCAGGGCGAAGTCTATTTCCAGCGCCTGCGCGCCCTGAACGCCGCCCATCCCCCCGCCCAGGCTGACTTCGAAGACGTGGTGCTCCATCTGCTGCATGTCCTCAACCTGATCGGACCGCGCCACGTCGGCGTCGGCGCCGACTGGGATGGCGGCGGCGGCGTCACCGGGCTTCAGGACGTCGCCGCCCTGCCCCGCCTGACCGAACGCCTGCTGGCTGAGGGCTACTCCGAGACCGACCTCGCGGACATCTGGGGCGGCAACGCCCTGCGCCTGCTCAAGGCCGCCGAAGACCACGCGGCAACCCTTCGCACAGCCTCTCCTTCTCCCAGCAACTGA
- a CDS encoding chemotaxis protein CheD (catalyzes the conversion of glutamine residues to glutamate on methyl-accepting chemotaxis receptors) has translation MTFASLKDNVEQRVHVGQGEHFITSDPNVVLSTILGSCVAMCLRDPLAGVGGMNHFLLPEGAGAGTDAGRRYGAYAMELLINDLLKAGGRRERLEAKLFGGGRMFNGLRDVGRANADFAERFLRDEDIPVVGGSLRGDGGRRLHYWPVSGRALQRAVTDTVAPRPMPVAPPVETGALELF, from the coding sequence ATGACCTTCGCCTCCCTGAAGGACAACGTGGAACAGCGCGTTCATGTCGGCCAGGGCGAGCATTTCATCACATCAGATCCCAATGTCGTGCTCAGCACCATACTGGGCTCCTGCGTGGCCATGTGTCTGCGCGACCCGCTGGCGGGCGTCGGCGGCATGAACCATTTCCTCCTGCCCGAAGGGGCGGGGGCGGGGACCGATGCGGGCCGGCGCTACGGCGCCTACGCCATGGAGCTATTGATCAACGACCTGCTGAAGGCCGGCGGCCGTCGCGAACGGCTGGAGGCCAAGCTGTTCGGCGGCGGGCGGATGTTCAACGGGTTGCGCGACGTCGGCCGCGCCAACGCCGATTTCGCCGAACGCTTCCTGCGCGACGAGGATATTCCCGTGGTGGGCGGCAGTCTGCGCGGCGACGGCGGGCGTCGCCTGCACTATTGGCCCGTCAGCGGCCGCGCCCTGCAGCGCGCGGTCACCGACACGGTCGCACCCCGGCCCATGCCTGTCGCCCCGCCTGTCGAGACCGGCGCGCTGGAACTGTTCTGA